One region of Bacterioplanoides sp. SCSIO 12839 genomic DNA includes:
- a CDS encoding response regulator: MPNDLLFANDHSGHTDASMPGSEDTRSWRVLIADDEPDVHRITRMVLTGFQFDGRRVELISAYTGEEAREIMQQNDDIAVALLDVVMEEDHAGLNVARYIREELKNRYTRIVLRTGQPGQAPEQEVIRTYDINDYKDKTELTTTKLNTLMYATLRSYRDICILDEHRRGLERVIKASAEVFSAGEISHFASAVLGQVTNLLGLEQTALYCSNTDQPDDLQLSQKRFRVLAATGDMQAFSDVDSFDNMPSHIRGVFEKAMKSRSSQYYDKHYVGYFASERGSENLLYVQYHKEPSELDKQLLEIYATNVTITYENLLMREDIVETQNELVYMLGEAVEQRSQETGAHVKRVAKISEFLALAYGLSAKESELIKMASPLHDVGKVAIPDHILNKPGKHEPDEWLIMKSHATIGHDLLSKSDRRVLQLGAIIAKQHHERWDGNGYPEGLSGENIHIAGRITALADVFDALGSKRCYKEAWPVEKIVKLITSESGKHFDPQLVEILIAHIDEIAAIREHFPD; the protein is encoded by the coding sequence ATGCCCAACGATCTGCTTTTCGCCAACGACCACTCAGGTCATACCGACGCAAGCATGCCTGGTTCAGAAGATACTCGTAGTTGGCGAGTTTTAATCGCCGACGATGAACCGGACGTACACCGCATTACCCGCATGGTGCTTACCGGATTTCAGTTTGATGGACGACGGGTTGAGCTCATCAGTGCCTACACCGGCGAAGAAGCCCGTGAAATCATGCAGCAAAATGATGATATTGCGGTGGCTTTGCTCGATGTAGTGATGGAAGAAGATCACGCAGGGCTTAACGTGGCACGCTACATTCGTGAAGAATTAAAAAACCGCTACACCCGCATTGTTTTGCGCACGGGCCAACCCGGTCAGGCGCCGGAACAAGAAGTCATTCGCACCTACGATATCAATGACTACAAAGATAAGACGGAATTAACCACCACCAAACTCAATACCCTGATGTATGCCACACTGCGCAGCTATCGGGATATTTGCATCCTGGATGAACATCGCCGCGGCCTTGAAAGAGTGATCAAAGCCTCAGCAGAGGTGTTTAGTGCTGGCGAAATTTCTCATTTTGCCTCGGCAGTTCTGGGTCAAGTGACTAACCTGTTAGGGCTTGAGCAAACGGCCTTATATTGCTCAAACACCGACCAACCGGATGATTTACAACTCTCTCAAAAGCGCTTTCGGGTGCTGGCAGCGACCGGAGATATGCAGGCATTTTCCGACGTCGATTCCTTTGACAACATGCCGTCACATATACGTGGTGTGTTTGAAAAAGCGATGAAGTCTCGCTCCAGTCAATATTATGACAAACATTACGTTGGCTATTTTGCATCAGAACGAGGCAGTGAAAATCTACTGTATGTGCAGTATCACAAAGAGCCTTCAGAGCTGGATAAACAGTTGCTGGAAATTTATGCCACCAATGTCACTATCACATACGAAAATCTGCTAATGCGTGAGGATATTGTCGAAACCCAGAATGAACTGGTTTACATGTTAGGTGAAGCAGTCGAACAACGCTCACAAGAGACCGGCGCACATGTTAAACGGGTGGCTAAAATCTCCGAGTTTCTGGCGCTGGCTTATGGCCTTTCAGCCAAAGAATCAGAACTCATTAAAATGGCGTCACCACTGCACGATGTCGGAAAAGTGGCGATCCCGGATCATATTCTGAACAAACCCGGCAAGCATGAACCCGATGAATGGCTGATCATGAAAAGTCACGCCACAATCGGTCATGATTTATTATCTAAGTCCGATCGTCGTGTTCTGCAACTAGGAGCCATTATTGCCAAACAACACCATGAGCGTTGGGACGGCAATGGCTACCCGGAAGGACTGAGCGGTGAAAACATTCATATTGCCGGGAGAATTACTGCGCTGGCCGATGTGTTTGACGCGTTGGGCAGCAAACGCTGCTACAAAGAAGCCTGGCCGGTTGAAAAGATTGTGAAGCTGATCACCTCAGAATCCGGCAAGCATTTTGACCCACAGTTGGTCGAAATTTTGATTGCGCATATCGATGAGATTGCAGCGATTCGTGAGCACTTTCCGGATTAA
- a CDS encoding DUF2175 domain-containing protein, with amino-acid sequence MSLNCIFCDKLVFGSTGLTVPKKGPAHHHCYQADAALRRTFQTLDITELNDDELRDLKDLVLTEENDRARRRNGGAEDSADVELF; translated from the coding sequence ATGTCTTTGAATTGTATTTTCTGCGATAAACTCGTGTTTGGTTCGACCGGCCTGACCGTGCCCAAAAAAGGGCCGGCTCATCATCATTGTTATCAGGCCGATGCGGCACTGCGCAGAACGTTTCAGACGCTGGACATTACCGAGCTGAATGACGATGAGCTACGAGACCTGAAAGATCTGGTGCTGACCGAGGAAAACGATCGTGCCCGCCGTCGTAACGGCGGTGCCGAAGATAGTGCCGATGTAGAGCTGTTTTAG
- a CDS encoding thrombospondin type 3 repeat-containing protein encodes MAAVLLNFFSSCQSVLRLAALCGAAVLCMPPLQAEISDLDGDGIADHLDTDRDGDGISNFLEKAAGTDPDKADRLDSDEDGIPDALDDDADNDGVNNTRDDFPTDASEWLDTDGDGIGDNSDRDIDGDGIRNDLEEQLSFDPKDNSETPKDSDGDGWPDLLDDDMDNDGYLNNEDDFPLNDQEWSDFDGDGIGDNSDDDWDGDRISNDIENEVGTDPRDKSSVPADQDRDGTPDILDDDRDGDGVANADDLYPDNGGDWADTDQDGIPDNRDTDADGDGIPNVFELHMGTDPLKPDSTPNDSDGDSLPDVFDTDRDGDGYANNLDAFPDDSTEWLDTDADGIGNNADADRDNDGFSNESEFKAGTDELDRLSHPADLDRDGIADVDDEDIDGDSYLNEQDAFPRNPTEWLDTDGDGIGNNSDSDQDGDGIANSYEKTLGFNPLDATNKPADLDSDGIPDALDSDLDGDTIGNAIDHFPRDASEWNDLDNDGIGDNRDEDRDGDGISNDYEVRAATNPADASSVPADLDGDRIPDVFDEDIDGDGYPNAEDAFVRDASEWFDLDNDGLGNNSDPDGDGDGILNQHEVTLGFDPFDATSMPPDQDQDSIPDALDADIDGDQVKNSDDAFPEDKNEWADLDGDSIGDNSDPDIDGDGIANHYETQLETDPLNPASVPADLDKDGIPDALDSDRDGDNHENSADAFPDDHREWGDLDNDGVGDNSDPDRDGDGYNNTVEISRETDDWSAESFPDDVAPVLDFIQWDSAQARLTGMAFDDGMGLQAVWLEHSSGARCEGRIIYTGHLQIVCPQAKENAGWRVIAQDKQGNRAEVEL; translated from the coding sequence ATGGCTGCTGTATTGTTAAATTTTTTCTCCTCTTGCCAATCCGTTTTGCGTCTGGCTGCATTATGCGGGGCTGCCGTTTTGTGCATGCCACCGCTGCAAGCTGAAATCAGCGATCTGGACGGTGATGGTATTGCCGATCACCTGGATACCGATCGCGATGGCGACGGTATCTCCAACTTCCTTGAAAAAGCAGCCGGTACGGATCCGGATAAGGCTGATCGGTTGGATTCTGATGAGGATGGTATTCCGGATGCTCTGGATGATGATGCGGATAACGATGGCGTCAATAATACTCGTGATGATTTTCCGACGGACGCCAGTGAGTGGCTGGACACGGATGGCGATGGCATTGGCGATAACAGCGATCGTGATATCGATGGTGATGGTATTCGTAATGATCTGGAAGAGCAGCTCAGCTTTGATCCAAAAGATAATAGTGAGACCCCCAAAGACAGCGATGGTGATGGTTGGCCGGATTTGTTGGATGATGACATGGATAACGACGGGTATCTCAACAACGAGGATGATTTCCCGTTAAACGATCAGGAGTGGTCTGACTTTGATGGTGATGGTATCGGCGATAACAGCGATGACGACTGGGACGGTGATCGCATCAGCAACGATATCGAAAATGAAGTCGGCACAGACCCACGCGATAAAAGCTCAGTTCCCGCCGATCAGGACCGGGATGGCACTCCTGATATTCTTGATGACGACCGCGATGGCGATGGTGTTGCTAATGCCGATGATCTCTATCCGGATAATGGCGGGGATTGGGCTGATACTGACCAGGACGGCATCCCGGATAACCGTGATACCGATGCCGACGGTGATGGTATTCCTAATGTCTTTGAACTGCACATGGGAACCGATCCATTAAAACCAGACAGCACACCCAATGACAGTGATGGTGATTCTTTGCCTGATGTCTTTGATACGGATCGGGATGGCGATGGTTATGCCAATAACCTGGATGCTTTCCCAGACGATAGCACAGAGTGGTTAGACACCGATGCTGATGGTATTGGCAATAATGCTGATGCCGACCGTGATAATGATGGCTTCAGCAATGAGAGTGAATTCAAAGCGGGTACGGATGAGCTCGACCGGCTCAGTCATCCGGCCGACCTGGATCGTGACGGTATTGCGGATGTCGATGATGAAGATATCGATGGAGATAGCTACCTGAACGAACAGGATGCGTTCCCGCGTAATCCTACCGAGTGGTTGGATACCGACGGTGATGGTATTGGTAACAACTCTGATTCGGATCAGGATGGCGATGGTATTGCCAATAGTTATGAGAAAACCCTCGGCTTTAACCCGTTAGATGCGACTAATAAACCGGCTGACCTGGATAGTGATGGTATCCCGGATGCGCTGGACAGCGACCTCGACGGGGACACGATTGGTAATGCCATTGATCATTTCCCCAGAGATGCCAGTGAATGGAATGACCTTGATAACGATGGCATTGGTGATAACCGAGATGAAGACCGCGATGGTGACGGTATCAGCAATGACTATGAAGTCCGTGCGGCAACCAATCCGGCAGATGCCAGCTCTGTTCCTGCAGACTTAGATGGCGACCGTATTCCGGATGTATTTGATGAGGATATCGACGGTGACGGCTATCCGAATGCAGAAGATGCTTTTGTCCGTGATGCCAGTGAATGGTTTGACCTGGATAATGACGGTTTGGGTAATAACAGCGACCCGGACGGTGATGGCGATGGCATTTTAAATCAACACGAGGTCACGTTAGGGTTTGATCCTTTTGATGCGACCTCGATGCCGCCTGATCAGGATCAGGACTCGATTCCCGATGCGTTGGATGCAGATATCGATGGTGATCAGGTGAAAAACTCAGACGATGCCTTCCCTGAGGATAAGAATGAGTGGGCTGACCTGGATGGCGATAGCATAGGCGATAACTCCGATCCAGATATTGATGGTGATGGCATTGCGAATCACTATGAAACCCAGCTTGAAACCGATCCATTAAACCCAGCTTCTGTACCTGCCGACCTGGATAAGGATGGCATTCCCGATGCGCTCGATAGTGATCGTGATGGCGATAATCATGAGAACAGTGCCGATGCCTTCCCGGATGATCATCGGGAATGGGGTGATCTCGACAATGATGGTGTTGGTGATAACTCAGACCCGGACAGGGATGGGGACGGCTACAATAATACAGTGGAAATCAGTCGTGAAACGGATGATTGGTCAGCCGAGAGTTTTCCGGATGATGTGGCTCCGGTGTTGGATTTTATTCAGTGGGATTCCGCTCAAGCGCGATTAACCGGTATGGCCTTTGATGATGGTATGGGGTTGCAGGCGGTTTGGTTAGAGCACAGCTCTGGCGCACGTTGTGAAGGACGCATTATCTACACGGGTCATTTGCAGATTGTTTGCCCACAAGCGAAAGAAAATGCGGGTTGGCGGGTGATTGCGCAGGACAAACAAGGCAATCGGGCTGAGGTTGAGCTGTAG
- a CDS encoding flavin prenyltransferase UbiX has translation MTDVIQERICVAITGASGSLYALRLIEVLVKAGKPVDVIISKAAQLVFATEVNLAIPAKPQAQAEFLAKHFAVDANLVRAFGREDWMAPWASGSGQPGPVVVCPCSTGTLSAIATGASNNLIERAADVALKERRQLILVPRETPYSEIHLQNMLSLTRMGAVILPASPGFYHQPETIEQLIDFVVARILNQLNISQQLMPAWGKDNDHQESNV, from the coding sequence ATGACCGATGTCATTCAAGAGCGCATTTGTGTTGCTATTACCGGTGCTTCCGGCTCGTTATATGCGTTGCGCTTAATTGAAGTGTTGGTGAAAGCCGGTAAACCGGTCGACGTCATTATTTCAAAAGCCGCACAACTGGTATTCGCCACAGAAGTGAATTTAGCGATCCCGGCCAAGCCACAAGCTCAGGCCGAATTTCTGGCTAAGCACTTTGCAGTGGATGCCAATCTGGTTCGCGCCTTTGGTCGTGAAGACTGGATGGCGCCCTGGGCATCTGGTTCTGGTCAGCCGGGTCCGGTTGTGGTGTGTCCATGCAGCACCGGTACCTTATCCGCAATCGCTACGGGTGCCAGTAACAATCTGATTGAGCGAGCAGCGGATGTGGCGTTAAAAGAGCGTCGACAACTGATTCTGGTACCGCGCGAAACACCGTACTCAGAAATTCACCTGCAAAATATGTTAAGCCTGACGCGCATGGGAGCCGTTATTTTGCCGGCATCACCGGGCTTTTATCATCAACCGGAAACGATAGAACAATTAATTGATTTTGTTGTCGCCCGTATTTTAAACCAATTAAATATTTCCCAGCAGTTAATGCCTGCATGGGGAAAAGATAACGACCATCAGGAGTCAAACGTATGA
- the mpl gene encoding UDP-N-acetylmuramate:L-alanyl-gamma-D-glutamyl-meso-diaminopimelate ligase has translation MRLHILGICGTFMGSLAQLAKAQGHRVSGSDAGVYPPMSDQLQAAGIELTEGFDPTGIPSDVDLVIIGNAMSRGNPSVEYVLDRGIAYMSGPQWLGQYVLQGKWVAAVSGTHGKTTTSSMLAWILEYAQMAPGFLIGGVPENFGVSARLPGSAELGDSPFFVIEADEYDTAFFDKRSKFVHYQPRTLIVNNLEFDHADIFTDLAAIERQFHHVIRTVPTSGLVVAPTNEPAIQRVLEMGCWTPVQRFGQDTEAAPCDWQWRLDKADASQFSLLADGIEVTVNWSLSGLHNVSNAIAAIIAARHMGVTPEVSAKALAEFISVKRRMELVGEVNGIQVFDDFAHHPTAIKTTLAGAKARLQSDNPSGRVIAVLEPRSNTMKLGVHKNDLAESVVDADQVFWFQPVNIDWSVADIAEQCGVPAVCFDDLAELRTSIVSQAKPGDRIVVMSNGSFGGLPRLLVSDLADTEGRG, from the coding sequence ATGCGTCTTCATATTCTTGGCATTTGCGGCACCTTTATGGGGTCTTTGGCTCAGCTGGCTAAAGCGCAAGGCCATCGGGTTTCCGGCTCGGATGCCGGCGTTTACCCTCCCATGAGTGACCAGCTGCAGGCTGCTGGTATTGAATTAACCGAAGGGTTTGATCCGACAGGTATTCCCAGTGATGTCGATCTGGTGATTATTGGCAATGCTATGTCGCGCGGTAATCCATCGGTGGAATATGTGCTGGATCGTGGCATTGCTTATATGTCTGGCCCGCAGTGGCTGGGTCAGTATGTGTTACAGGGAAAATGGGTGGCTGCCGTGTCGGGTACCCATGGCAAAACCACGACGTCCAGTATGCTGGCCTGGATTTTAGAATATGCTCAGATGGCACCGGGCTTTTTGATTGGTGGCGTACCCGAAAATTTTGGCGTTTCCGCACGTTTGCCTGGTTCTGCTGAACTCGGCGACTCGCCGTTTTTTGTCATCGAAGCTGATGAATACGATACGGCCTTTTTTGATAAGCGTTCTAAGTTTGTTCATTACCAGCCGCGCACTCTGATTGTTAATAATCTCGAATTTGATCATGCTGATATCTTCACTGACTTAGCAGCGATTGAACGTCAGTTTCATCATGTGATTCGCACCGTTCCGACCTCCGGATTGGTTGTTGCTCCGACTAATGAACCTGCTATTCAGCGGGTATTGGAGATGGGTTGTTGGACCCCTGTACAAAGGTTTGGGCAGGATACAGAGGCTGCTCCTTGTGATTGGCAATGGCGTCTTGATAAGGCGGATGCTTCGCAGTTTTCTCTACTGGCCGACGGCATAGAAGTCACAGTTAATTGGTCACTGAGTGGTTTGCATAATGTCTCGAATGCGATTGCTGCCATAATTGCTGCTCGCCATATGGGGGTGACACCTGAGGTTTCGGCCAAAGCATTGGCCGAATTTATTTCAGTGAAGCGCCGTATGGAGCTGGTGGGTGAGGTTAACGGCATTCAGGTATTTGACGATTTTGCTCATCATCCTACCGCCATTAAAACCACGCTGGCCGGCGCCAAAGCACGATTGCAGTCTGATAATCCGTCTGGTCGAGTGATTGCGGTATTGGAGCCACGTTCCAACACCATGAAACTGGGTGTGCATAAAAATGACTTGGCCGAGTCGGTGGTCGACGCCGATCAGGTGTTTTGGTTTCAGCCGGTGAATATCGACTGGTCGGTTGCTGATATTGCTGAGCAGTGTGGTGTACCGGCGGTGTGTTTTGATGATCTGGCCGAGCTGCGAACCTCGATTGTGTCGCAGGCAAAGCCGGGTGATCGGATTGTGGTGATGTCGAATGGTAGCTTTGGTGGTTTACCACGTTTGTTAGTCAGCGATTTAGCGGATACGGAGGGCAGGGGATGA
- a CDS encoding class 1 fructose-bisphosphatase, translating to MQRLRPFLDQHCDNLAVTEIIDGLMVACKDITHQLHLGSLAGILGSAEQENVQGECQKKLDVISNDLIKDTLAKIAHVKGIASEEEDEPVACNDNGEYLVLFDPLDGSSNIDVNVTVGTIFSILKAAPDADAAQQQAYLQAGTEQVAAGYVLYGPSTLLVLTVGNGVFSFTLDPRDGEFFLQRENIQVPAETQEFAINMSNQRFWLPEMQSYVADLLQGEEGPLGKRYNMRWIASMVAEIHRILTRGGIFMYPYDKRDPKKPGKLRLMYEGNPMSMLIEQAGGKASTAFEDIMSVKPEGIHQRVSVVMGSAKEVETVIKYHG from the coding sequence ATGCAACGCCTGCGCCCCTTCCTGGATCAGCACTGTGACAATCTGGCCGTCACTGAAATCATCGACGGACTGATGGTTGCGTGCAAAGACATCACCCATCAACTGCACCTGGGTTCTCTGGCAGGCATCTTAGGCAGCGCCGAGCAGGAAAACGTTCAGGGTGAATGTCAGAAGAAGCTGGATGTTATCTCCAACGATCTGATCAAAGATACGCTGGCTAAAATTGCTCACGTGAAAGGCATCGCCAGCGAAGAAGAAGATGAGCCAGTTGCCTGCAACGACAATGGTGAATACCTGGTGTTGTTTGACCCGCTGGACGGTTCCTCCAATATCGACGTGAATGTCACCGTTGGTACTATTTTTTCCATTCTGAAAGCCGCACCGGATGCCGACGCAGCGCAACAACAAGCTTACCTGCAAGCAGGCACAGAGCAAGTTGCCGCCGGTTATGTTCTGTATGGCCCATCGACATTATTAGTTTTAACCGTCGGTAACGGTGTATTTTCATTTACGCTGGACCCTCGCGATGGTGAATTCTTCTTGCAGCGTGAAAACATCCAGGTTCCTGCAGAAACCCAGGAATTTGCCATCAATATGTCGAACCAGCGTTTCTGGCTGCCAGAAATGCAAAGCTATGTTGCTGACTTGCTGCAAGGTGAAGAAGGCCCTCTAGGCAAGCGTTATAACATGCGTTGGATTGCTTCCATGGTAGCGGAAATCCATCGCATCCTGACCCGTGGTGGTATCTTTATGTACCCCTACGACAAACGTGATCCAAAAAAACCGGGCAAGCTGCGTTTGATGTACGAAGGTAATCCAATGAGCATGCTAATTGAGCAAGCCGGTGGTAAAGCCTCAACAGCATTCGAGGATATTATGTCGGTAAAACCGGAAGGTATTCACCAGCGCGTTTCCGTTGTGATGGGCTCGGCTAAAGAAGTCGAAACAGTGATCAAGTATCACGGTTAA